The Triplophysa rosa linkage group LG15, Trosa_1v2, whole genome shotgun sequence genomic sequence TTGAATATCTATCATATCTATATATGTTTCATCTAAAAGCAGGTCTATAAATTCATTTTCAGATCAGCTGCTGGTAAAATACAAGCTGTGGATACTGAGAAGGAATAAAAGAGTAGAAAAACTTATTAAAACTAAGTGAATTCCTTATAAAAATCACTGCTGAAAAAGTCTGCAAAGCCCCAAGTCGTGATATTCTTGTGGCTAAAGGATTATGAGGGATGTAAATGggtgaaagaaaaaagaaaaactgtttACATAAGGCTGCCATCAACAAGAGCAACCTATTTAGTGGTTTGAGAGGATAAAATGAATGGTGAAATGGTGGAATTGATTGGAGCCAGGGATGTGGGATTTGACCACATGTAGctcattaaaaaacaattaaggCTCAGCTTTCAATTAGCCTCAACCAGGCTGCAGCAATATGATTTAGCTATTGTGATCAATTCTACAACTGATGGTTGAATTGTTTTTATGAGTTGGGCAGCACATTTCAATATGTGTTTTGATGACTATCAGATAAGTGTAACCgtttagaaaaaaactgactGACAAGCACAAATATTAGTAATGACTGTACAGTTACAgtatttaatacaaaaatactgATGGCACTGGTTAAGAAATAGCTTGCGCTTAAAAATACTCACATACCTTGAtattatttcaaacctgcatgactttcgttttttaaacaaatttgtaTTGTATAGTGCCTTTCTATGTCTTTTTCAAGGTTTGCCCTTTCAGTGTGaatgaaatatttaacaaaatgtaattcggtatttattttcttttaaactcCTCAGAGGacagaaataatattttttaagcaGTCGTCTCTTAACTAACCTGTAACTTATATTGTGTTTCTgataatctgtgttttttgtgtctttgttgGTGGTTCAGGTTTTGGGATGACAACACCTGTCACTATTGCAGGGAAGATATTCCTGATCTTTTATGGCCTCATTGGTTGCGCTGCcacaattttgttctttaaCCTCTTCCTGGAACGTGTCATCACTGTGATTGCATTCGTCCTGAAATTCTGCCATGAATGCAGAGAACAGCGTAAAGCAGGGCCAACTCAAAGCTGCCGGCGTCCATCCATCAGCAGCAGAGAACGGCATACAGACAGCTTGGCTGGCTGGAAACCTTCAGTATACTGCGTAATGCTCATCTTAGGAGTCGCCGCCATCTTAGTTTCTTGCTGCGCGTCTGCAATGTATTCCTCAGCTGAGGGCTGGGGGTATCTGGATTCCCTCTATTTCTGTTTTGTGGCTTTTAGCACCATTGGCTTCGGCGACATGGTGAGCAACCAACGTGAGATGTATAAGGCTCAGGCCGCTTACAGGGTTGGAAACTTCCTATTCATACTAACAGGGGTGTGTTGCATCTACTCTCTGTTCAATGTCATTTCCATCGTTATCAAGCAATTTCTCAACTGGCTTCTGCAAAGGCTGGAGTCTCCTTGCCACTGCCCAGGCAGAGGGAACCGCCATCTACGGAGAAATGTGGTAGTGCCTGGGTCCGCGAGAACCCGGCGTGACAACTCCATTGAGACAGATATAGTCAATGATAGTGAGATCGATGGACGTCGAATGTCTGGAGAGATGATCTCCATGAAGGACTTTCTGGCTGCGAATAAAGTTAACCTGGCAATCATGCAGAAGCAGTTGTCAGAGATGGCCAACGGGCATCCTCGCCAGTCAGGGTCCAGCTCACGGAATGAGTTCTCAGGAGGAGTTGGTGCGCTGGGAATAATGAACAACCGGTTGGCAGAGACAAGTGTAGATAGATCTACCAAGTCTACCATTCAGCTGCATTAAAGGTGCACTCTGTGCATTTATATTTTGCTCTGGCTGATTTACACCCATGGTTGGATTAAAAAGGGATAAACCCAGCTGTTGGCATATAAATGAATCTTTTAGCTCaatatgctgggttgttttaactcaTGGTTCGgtcaaatgtgaacattttCTGGGTCAATTTAACCCAACATATGGGATCATCCCTTTTAGACCCAGctatgggttgaaaataacccagagtGAACACTAACATCCAGTAACAGATAATGTTGTAAAAATGTTCTATTCCGAATCAGTCTGCTACCTGTAGGGTTATTCAACGATAACTATAGGACCTCAATAAAAACACTACATGTGctcactttaaaaaaagagaCACAAACAATATATCAGTGTtattattgtgtatttattcGTTGACCTGCTATAATTATAATCTCAAACACTACCAGCTCCTACATTGAGCCATTGGAAACTTGTAGTGTTTTAATGTACAATCAAACAAATgtacattaatttatttattagtgaGCATGTTCTAATTTCATGTCTTTACTTCAACACTTATTACAATATGCTATTGTTTTTTATGGTGTTAATCACAAAAATATGAGATTTATTGCTCtggcaataaacaaacaagaacAAGAGGATAatgataaaatgaacaaaattgtTAAACATCTACTTTGCATGAATACTGCCATGATTTTCAGCTTTGTGTTTTCTTCGGTCAACTCTAGAACATTTGGGTACATAGAAGCAAATCTTTATCATAATTACTGTCCCATTTACAAGTACATACGCTCATTGCCTCACAGAAAGATATTCTGTGGAAGTATGTACtttataatttaattataaattGATGAACACCATTTGTGAATGAAACCCTTACCGTTTGTTAC encodes the following:
- the kcnk13b gene encoding potassium channel subfamily K member 13b; amino-acid sequence: MMACRGGCCCNSIGPLNEDNARFLMLALLIIIYLLCGAAVFSALEHPKESLAKDRWAQRIEQFTQKYNLSQDDLKNFLRNYEEANMAGIRVDSTRPRWDFTGAFYFVGTVVSTIGFGMTTPVTIAGKIFLIFYGLIGCAATILFFNLFLERVITVIAFVLKFCHECREQRKAGPTQSCRRPSISSRERHTDSLAGWKPSVYCVMLILGVAAILVSCCASAMYSSAEGWGYLDSLYFCFVAFSTIGFGDMVSNQREMYKAQAAYRVGNFLFILTGVCCIYSLFNVISIVIKQFLNWLLQRLESPCHCPGRGNRHLRRNVVVPGSARTRRDNSIETDIVNDSEIDGRRMSGEMISMKDFLAANKVNLAIMQKQLSEMANGHPRQSGSSSRNEFSGGVGALGIMNNRLAETSVDRSTKSTIQLH